The segment CACGCTGACAAACGCGAGTAGGGGGTGAAGTTTGGCACCATCTTTCAGGATCAAGGTGCGAATGACGTTGTCCATCATCCCGATGACAACTGCCCCGAAAAGAGTCAGCACGATTGCTGAGAAGTAGTGCCCCTGCACGAACAGGTAAATTGCAAACGGTCCCCAGACTAACCACGTTCCCAGCAAGGGAATCATGGCGAACATGGTGGCGACTCCGAAGAGTAAAAAGAAATGTCCGGAACCGAACAAATACATAATGCCCGCCGTTGCCAATCCTTGAGAAATGGCTGCCACCAAAGTTGCCAGAATGATGGCTCGTACGACTGATTCAAATTGTCCCAGTAGTTCATTCTGATAGTAGACGTGAACGGGGATTAAATTCTGTGTCGATGAAATCAACGAAGGCCCATCGGCGAAGAAATAGTACAGGGCAAGTATGTAAATCAACAAGGCGATCAACATCGAACCCACGGCCGATCCGATGCCGGTGAACATGCCCAGCGCATTGCCCAATCCCAGCGCGCTGCCCAACGACTTCTCGCCGACGTTGCGAAGGATCGTAACGAGATCAAATTTCAAATTATCCCGAACCTGATCGACTTCTTCTTTGACGGCCTTTATTTTCTCCGGATCGGGAGGCGGATCCTCTTCCAAATCTTCCTCGTCGAGATCGACTGCCGGATCTAACAATACAAATTCACTTTCGTCCGAACCTGCTTCCGGCCCAAGCTGATCTTCTACGGCGATGTCGACCGTCACATCAGTATTGTTGTCTAATAACGGGGGCTGATCTTCTGGTTCGCCTGTCGAGTCGTCGGAAGGAAGCATTTCAAAACTGTCAAAGTTTTCTTCCGGTTGACCTGCTTTCTGCGGATCGAGTGGGACTTCAGGCTGATTTTCATCAATGAGAAACTTGTCGAATCCGAGCTTAACGATCCAACTGTCGAGATTCATTCTTACGCGAGTGTCATCGATTTTCTGCGTAATCACCTCAACATCTAACCCGGCCATCTGGTAGGCGGCTGCCGAAATTCCAATCACCAGCGGGAGCATCACTCCACTGATAACAATGGCGGTGGCAAGACGCGATGCAGAAGCGGAATTTCCCTTCGACCATTTCAGGCAACGCTTGTAGAGGGGCTGACAAAGAATCGCCGTGATTGCCGCAAGAAAAAGGGGCATGAGAAACGGGGTGATCACCTTGTAGAAGGTAATCCCCAGAAAGATGATTAATGTCAGGATGACCCCGAGTGAAACGAGGCGGGGAATCAGAGGCATGGTGATTACTTTTTTGCGAAGAGATTTTTGCTTCTGCGTGTTTGTAACATGTTATCAGTCATCGACATAACAATGATATACCAGTGACAAAAACGAACCGATAATCCAAACCGGCAATCTAAAAAAGATTTTCAGAAATGTTCGGGATCGAAGTTCTGTACTGAGTGATGTGGAAATCGTATTCCCGGGTAGTGTACAATCTTTATTGCGACAATTCTTCCGTGCAGGGTACACTTTCATCACCTCACCTTATCCTCTGCAGTCGTATTCCTATTCACTGTATTCTGTTTGTCAGTATTTATATTCGCGGCAATTTGCTTATCAGAGGAAATCTTGACCAGAATTCACGATACGGTTTCGTGGGTCTCAGTTTTCGTGAATATGCCCTTCTGCTTTCCATGTGAATTCTTATTGAGCTTCGGTCGCCTTCATTTTAAGCCGCTGTTCATGTCCACGCCGACGTTGGTGGACCTTTCTCACAAGATCGCAGACAAAATACGAGTCTACCTGAGTCATCTCTGACAATGGCCTCGTATCGATCAGTCAGTACAGAGGAAACCGAGCGTTTCACTTCGAAGGCTTTTCGGGGGAAGCCCCACCGGATATAAAGCAAGTCTCATCACACGCGACCGCATCTGCATCGTCCTCGTTGACTAAATTAACGGGGGATTTAACCTCGGGGCGGTTACCTGACAGGGAATGAATCATGACCAAACGCTACATTATCACGCTGATGGCGGCCAACCGAGTCGGAATTCTTTCGGCGGTAACCACGGGCCTGGCGGAACTGGGCGCAAATCTGATGGAAGTGAGCCAGACTGTCCTCAATGGGTTCTTCACCATCATTCTGGATGCCGAATTCCCAGGACATCGTTCGCCGGACGTAATCGTAGCGCACTTGAAAGACTTTTGCCGACCTTACGGTGTGGAAATCGATCTGAAAGATCCGGAAGAAGAAGAATTACAGAATATGACCGAAGGAGACTTCGAACGATTTTTCCTGACCGTCACTGGCAATGATGAACCAGGAATGATTCGACAGATTTCGGCCCGTATTTCTCAGGAAGGAATTGATATTTCCGACCTGTATGCCAAACGGCAACCGGACACTTCCTTTGTGATGGTGATGGAACTGAGCGTCCCACTGGGGATTGATGTACTGGTGCTCAAAAACGATTTGGAAGCGGTCTGCATCAAAGAAGGTTTGACCGTGACCTTACAGCATGAAAACATCTTCGCTGCGACGAACGACCCGCGACCGATTCGCCTGCTTCCAGTGAAAGCGGTCCACGACTTGTATGCCGAATAGCTTAATGGCTCGACACTCGACTTTTGGCGACATTGCTCAGAGACTCCATCTAGTGATTTCACTCTGACGGTTTCGGTTCCCAACTTCCTCCAATGAACGACTTCTTTCGAAAGTGATTTTTAGATGCCCCGTACCGACGACATCCTGTCTACATTACGGATGGTGAAACAGGAAAACCTAGACGTCCGCACGGTGACGATGGGGATCAATCTGTTTCACTGTATCGATCGTAATCTCGAAACTCTCTGCAATAACATTTACGAAAGAATTACAACTTCCGCCAAGGACTTACACAGTACCTGTGAAACCGTATCTACCCGGTACGGGATTCCAATCGTCAATAAACGATTGGCGGTGACACCTATCCAACGGATCGGCGATGGTTTTCGTCCGGAAGAACTGGTCCAGATCGCCCACACACTCGACCGCGCTGCTGCTGCTGTTGGTGTGGATCTCATTGGAGGTTTCTCGGCTCTCGTCCATTCAGGACATACGCAAGGCGCGCTCAACTTGATTGAGTCGCTCCCCGAAGTCCTTTCTCAGACGGAACGAGTCTGTGCCTCGGTGAATGTCGGCACTACCAAATCGGGCATCAATATGAACATACTCAGCCTGCTGGGTAAAAAAATCATTGAGATCGCCAACGCCACCAGCGACCGTCAGGGGTTTGGTGCCGCCAAACTCGTCGTCTTTGCTAATGCTCCGGAAGACAATCCATTTATGGCGGGGGCATTTCATGGCGATGCGGGAGCGGATACGGTCATTCATATCGGTGTCAGCGGACCAGGAGTGGTCAAACGAGGTCTCGAACGTTTCCTCGAAGCGGTCCCCGGCTGTACTCTTGACGAGATCGCCTCTGAAATTAAATGCACCTCTTTTCGCGTGACTCGTGTGGGTGAGCTGATTGGGCGCGAAGTCGCGGCACGCTTGGGAGTGAAATTCGGAATCGTCGATCTTTCTCTCGCCCCTACCCCGAAAGTGGGAGACTCGATTGGAGAGATTCTGGAACTCGTCGGCTTAAAACATGTCGGTGTCCCTGGCTCCACTGCAGTCCTGGCCATGCTGAACGATGCGGTCAAAAAAGGAGGAGTTTTCGCCTCTTCTTCCGTAGGCGGTTTATCCGGTGCGTTTGTACCCGTGATGGAAGATGCCTCGCTTGCCGATGCGGCGAAAAAAGGTTTCTTGACCATCGAAAAACTAGAGGCGATGACCTCCGTCTGCTCTGTTGGCCTCGATATGGTTCCAGTTCCAGGAGATATCGATCCCGATACTCTGGCCGCGCTGATGGCGGATGAAATTGCGATCGGTGTGTTTAACAATAAAACAACAGCAACGCGGATCGTTCCCATCCCAGGCAAGAGGGCGGGCGAACACGTCTCCTTTGGTGGTTTGTTTGGTGAATCAGTCATCATGAATGTTCCGGGTAACGGTTGCAGTGCCAGTTTCGTGGGTCGTGGCGGACATATCCCGGCACCGATTCAGAGTTTGCGGAATTAAAATCAGTCGCTGCGTAACACACGCGATACATTGATTTCCTTACAAACAAAAACAGCCGCGAATAAATTTCGCGGCTGTTTTATTATATATCCAGTTCGAATTAAACCGTTACTTCGTCAAGAAGACGGAAGGAACAGGAGACAGTGTAGAGGGAACAGGTACTGGAACCGTCGTTGCCGGGAGTGGAACCTGATCCACACCAACGTCGTTCATCAAGTGATGTAACGTCGACTCGATCTGCTGCATTTTGGAACCGATTCCCCTGTTGCCCACCTGAAAGTGCTGGTGGCGAGACCAGCCGCGAACATCTTCTTCAATGTGATGGAAGAGGGCATCCATTCCGTTCAGTTGTTGCTTAATCGCGTTGTGGTTGTGTTGATGCTCTTGAGCATGGACGTATTGAGCGACTTGATACAACTGATACGCTTCGGCGTAAGTCTCACGAAAACCATGATTGTGAGAGTAGTTGTAGTGCATATCCAACAGGAAGTATTTCATCTGGGTTTCCAGTTGGCTGGCC is part of the Polystyrenella longa genome and harbors:
- a CDS encoding AI-2E family transporter, with protein sequence MPLIPRLVSLGVILTLIIFLGITFYKVITPFLMPLFLAAITAILCQPLYKRCLKWSKGNSASASRLATAIVISGVMLPLVIGISAAAYQMAGLDVEVITQKIDDTRVRMNLDSWIVKLGFDKFLIDENQPEVPLDPQKAGQPEENFDSFEMLPSDDSTGEPEDQPPLLDNNTDVTVDIAVEDQLGPEAGSDESEFVLLDPAVDLDEEDLEEDPPPDPEKIKAVKEEVDQVRDNLKFDLVTILRNVGEKSLGSALGLGNALGMFTGIGSAVGSMLIALLIYILALYYFFADGPSLISSTQNLIPVHVYYQNELLGQFESVVRAIILATLVAAISQGLATAGIMYLFGSGHFFLLFGVATMFAMIPLLGTWLVWGPFAIYLFVQGHYFSAIVLTLFGAVVIGMMDNVIRTLILKDGAKLHPLLAFVSVLGGLQVMGLWGVFIGPTVASCLYALVKIFNVELQSLSAEQFGTQQLEPVPNGKAMPAETEPPKESEAPK
- a CDS encoding glycine cleavage system protein R, with amino-acid sequence MTKRYIITLMAANRVGILSAVTTGLAELGANLMEVSQTVLNGFFTIILDAEFPGHRSPDVIVAHLKDFCRPYGVEIDLKDPEEEELQNMTEGDFERFFLTVTGNDEPGMIRQISARISQEGIDISDLYAKRQPDTSFVMVMELSVPLGIDVLVLKNDLEAVCIKEGLTVTLQHENIFAATNDPRPIRLLPVKAVHDLYAE
- a CDS encoding PFL family protein, which encodes MPRTDDILSTLRMVKQENLDVRTVTMGINLFHCIDRNLETLCNNIYERITTSAKDLHSTCETVSTRYGIPIVNKRLAVTPIQRIGDGFRPEELVQIAHTLDRAAAAVGVDLIGGFSALVHSGHTQGALNLIESLPEVLSQTERVCASVNVGTTKSGINMNILSLLGKKIIEIANATSDRQGFGAAKLVVFANAPEDNPFMAGAFHGDAGADTVIHIGVSGPGVVKRGLERFLEAVPGCTLDEIASEIKCTSFRVTRVGELIGREVAARLGVKFGIVDLSLAPTPKVGDSIGEILELVGLKHVGVPGSTAVLAMLNDAVKKGGVFASSSVGGLSGAFVPVMEDASLADAAKKGFLTIEKLEAMTSVCSVGLDMVPVPGDIDPDTLAALMADEIAIGVFNNKTTATRIVPIPGKRAGEHVSFGGLFGESVIMNVPGNGCSASFVGRGGHIPAPIQSLRN